In Ktedonobacteraceae bacterium, a genomic segment contains:
- a CDS encoding Zn-ribbon domain-containing OB-fold protein, whose amino-acid sequence MPENISPRPKPLPVVTDENRPFWEGCRQGKLLLQYCLQCQSYQFYPRLYCMHCGSTTLKWKEASGRGVVYSYTIIRQNKSPEFVNDTPYNLAIIQLEEGPRMLSNIVDIDLADLRVDLPVTVVFDPVSETMSLPRFRPLL is encoded by the coding sequence ATGCCAGAAAACATCTCTCCCAGGCCCAAACCATTACCTGTTGTCACAGATGAAAATCGTCCATTCTGGGAGGGATGCAGGCAAGGCAAGTTACTGCTTCAATATTGCCTGCAATGCCAGAGCTACCAGTTCTATCCACGCCTGTATTGCATGCATTGCGGCTCCACCACGCTGAAATGGAAAGAGGCCAGCGGACGTGGCGTGGTCTACTCCTACACCATCATTCGCCAGAACAAATCCCCCGAATTCGTCAACGATACTCCCTACAACCTCGCCATTATCCAACTGGAGGAAGGACCGCGCATGCTCTCCAACATCGTGGATATCGACCTGGCAGACCTGCGCGTTGATCTCCCGGTGACGGTCGTGTTCGATCCGGTCAGTGAGACGATGAGCCTGCCCCGTTTCCGGCCATTACTGTAG
- a CDS encoding acetyl-CoA acetyltransferase, with protein MPSYNGRIAIVGVAESDYGRVPYLTEMEMHAQATWRALEESGLRKDDIDGVFCSSHSLGMPTVMLCEYLQIFPRYSDTTTIGGSSFEAHLNHAVAAIRTGKCEVALITYASNQLSSRGRMIGTGGRPATIPEATYEAPYGNTLVGAYAMAARRHMHQYGTTSEQLAEIAVVTRRHAALNPLAMYREPITVQDVLNSRMIADPLHLLDCCVVSDGGGAVLVTTEERARDLKQVPVFVLGSSESHTHAHISQMPDLTVTAAAMTAPRAFGEAGVTPGDIDMAMIYDSFTITVLLLLEDLGFCKKGEGGAFVQDGRIALGGQLPINTDGGGLSSNHPGMRGIFLIIEATRQLRGQCGPRQVEGAKLAVAHGSGGLLSSQATTILGR; from the coding sequence ATGCCTTCATACAACGGGCGCATTGCCATTGTTGGGGTTGCCGAGTCGGACTACGGGCGCGTACCTTATTTGACCGAGATGGAGATGCACGCGCAGGCCACGTGGCGGGCGCTGGAAGAGAGCGGGCTGCGCAAGGATGATATCGATGGCGTCTTCTGCAGCTCGCACTCGCTGGGCATGCCGACTGTGATGCTGTGCGAATACCTGCAGATATTTCCGCGCTACAGCGATACTACCACCATTGGAGGCTCTTCCTTCGAGGCGCATCTTAATCACGCGGTGGCAGCGATACGGACGGGCAAGTGCGAGGTAGCGCTGATTACCTATGCCAGCAACCAGCTATCCAGCCGCGGTCGCATGATTGGCACAGGTGGGCGTCCGGCGACTATTCCCGAAGCGACCTACGAAGCACCTTATGGCAATACGCTGGTGGGAGCATATGCGATGGCGGCACGCAGGCACATGCACCAGTATGGCACGACCTCAGAGCAACTGGCCGAAATCGCGGTCGTGACGCGCAGGCATGCCGCGCTTAATCCTTTGGCCATGTACCGCGAGCCGATTACGGTGCAGGACGTGCTGAATTCGCGTATGATTGCCGATCCGCTGCACCTGCTCGATTGCTGCGTGGTCAGCGATGGAGGTGGGGCGGTACTGGTGACGACGGAGGAACGCGCTCGCGACCTGAAGCAGGTGCCGGTCTTTGTGCTGGGCAGCAGCGAGAGCCATACGCACGCACACATTTCGCAGATGCCCGATTTGACCGTAACCGCCGCCGCGATGACAGCGCCACGCGCTTTTGGTGAGGCAGGGGTTACACCCGGCGATATAGATATGGCGATGATTTATGATTCGTTCACCATTACCGTCCTGCTGCTGCTTGAGGACCTGGGCTTCTGCAAGAAAGGCGAAGGGGGTGCATTTGTGCAGGATGGTCGCATTGCTCTGGGCGGGCAACTGCCGATCAATACGGATGGTGGCGGTCTCTCCTCTAATCATCCAGGGATGCGAGGCATTTTTCTGATTATCGAGGCGACGCGCCAGTTACGCGGGCAGTGTGGGCCGCGGCAGGTGGAGGGGGCAAAGCTGGCGGTAGCGCATGGGAGTGGGGGGTTACTGTCATCGCAGGCAACAACGATTTTGGGAAGATAG
- a CDS encoding VOC family protein has product MAHPFVHIEIPAEDTRAAGKFYADVFGWEVQTDPNFDYTMFQAEGGPGGGFVGVHQSTDGGMVQYKVDSPLLYIGTDDIEASLAQVEAHGGKTVLPKTEIPGIGWFAIFTDPSGNHMALFTNLPRA; this is encoded by the coding sequence ATGGCCCATCCTTTCGTTCACATCGAGATTCCCGCTGAAGATACCCGCGCGGCTGGTAAATTTTATGCTGATGTCTTTGGCTGGGAAGTGCAAACCGATCCAAATTTCGACTATACCATGTTCCAGGCTGAAGGTGGCCCCGGTGGTGGCTTCGTCGGCGTACATCAATCCACCGATGGCGGTATGGTTCAGTACAAGGTCGATAGCCCACTGCTCTATATTGGCACCGATGATATCGAGGCCTCGCTTGCGCAAGTAGAGGCGCATGGCGGCAAAACCGTGCTGCCCAAGACCGAAATCCCCGGTATTGGCTGGTTTGCCATTTTTACCGACCCATCTGGAAACCACATGGCGTTATTCACGAATCTGCCACGCGCATAA
- a CDS encoding cob(I)yrinic acid a,c-diamide adenosyltransferase, whose amino-acid sequence MAKVTTGTGDTGYTGLLGEQRVPKYDPRPDTFGTVDEATSALGLARAMAQDPKVKQIIYQIQQELYLLMGELATPPENYEKMGLKMTIDHVKRLEQVEEQLKQEVEIPNKFIIPGDTLDGAALDLARTIIRRAERMAVKLLHDGIIQNGEVVRYLNRLSDLVFILARYIEVKSSLAELPE is encoded by the coding sequence ATGGCAAAAGTAACAACCGGCACCGGCGATACAGGCTATACCGGCCTGCTTGGCGAGCAGCGCGTACCCAAATACGACCCGCGCCCCGACACCTTCGGCACCGTCGATGAAGCCACCTCCGCCCTCGGCCTGGCGCGCGCTATGGCCCAGGACCCCAAAGTCAAACAGATCATTTACCAGATTCAGCAGGAGCTCTACCTTTTGATGGGCGAACTGGCAACACCGCCCGAAAACTACGAAAAAATGGGCCTCAAAATGACCATTGACCATGTCAAACGCCTGGAACAGGTAGAAGAGCAACTCAAGCAGGAGGTAGAAATTCCCAATAAATTTATTATCCCCGGCGACACCCTCGATGGCGCCGCGCTCGACCTGGCCCGCACCATCATTCGCCGCGCCGAGCGTATGGCCGTCAAGTTGCTACACGATGGCATCATCCAGAATGGCGAAGTTGTGCGCTACCTCAACCGCCTTTCAGACCTTGTCTTTATTCTTGCCCGCTATATTGAGGTGAAATCTTCACTGGCAGAATTGCCCGAATAG